A single Mixta calida DNA region contains:
- the glpX gene encoding class II fructose-bisphosphatase: MKRELAIEFSRVTEAAALAGYKWLGRGDKNQADGAAVNAMRIMLNKVDIDGRIVIGEGEIDEAPMLYIGEKVGTGNGDAVDIAVDPIEGTRMTAMGQANALAVLAVGDRGTFLHAPDMYMEKLIVGPAAKGYIDLNLPLETNLKNIAAALGKSLNELTVTILAKPRHDAVIKQMQQLGVRIFAIPDGDVAASILTCMPDSEVDVLYGIGGAPEGVVSAAVIRALDGDMQGRLLPRHEVKGESEENRRLGEDELARCREMGINAGERLTLEMMARNDNVIFAATGITSGDLLKGITRQGNIATSETLLIRGKSRTIRRIQSIHYLDRKDTALHQWIL; encoded by the coding sequence ATGAAACGAGAACTCGCCATTGAATTTTCCCGCGTTACCGAAGCGGCCGCGCTGGCTGGCTATAAATGGCTGGGCCGCGGCGATAAAAACCAGGCGGACGGCGCGGCGGTCAACGCCATGCGCATTATGTTGAATAAAGTCGATATCGACGGCCGCATTGTTATCGGCGAAGGCGAAATCGATGAGGCACCGATGCTCTATATCGGCGAGAAGGTCGGCACCGGCAACGGCGATGCGGTGGATATCGCGGTTGACCCTATCGAAGGCACGCGAATGACCGCCATGGGACAGGCCAATGCGCTGGCGGTGCTGGCGGTCGGCGACCGGGGCACCTTTCTGCACGCGCCAGATATGTATATGGAGAAGCTGATCGTCGGCCCAGCGGCAAAAGGCTATATCGATCTGAACCTGCCTCTGGAAACCAACCTGAAAAACATCGCCGCCGCGCTGGGCAAATCCCTTAATGAACTGACGGTAACGATTCTGGCCAAGCCGCGTCACGATGCGGTTATCAAACAGATGCAGCAGCTGGGCGTGCGTATTTTCGCTATTCCCGATGGCGACGTCGCCGCCTCTATCCTGACCTGTATGCCCGACAGCGAAGTAGACGTGCTGTACGGCATCGGCGGCGCGCCGGAAGGCGTGGTGTCAGCGGCAGTTATTCGTGCGCTGGATGGCGATATGCAGGGCCGTCTGCTGCCGCGTCATGAAGTTAAAGGCGAAAGCGAGGAAAACCGCCGACTGGGCGAAGATGAGCTGGCGCGTTGCCGGGAGATGGGCATTAACGCCGGCGAACGGCTGACGCTGGAGATGATGGCGCGCAACGATAATGTGATTTTCGCCGCCACCGGCATCACCAGCGGCGACCTGCTGAAAGGGATCACGCGTCAGGGCAATATCGCCACCAGCGAAACCCTGCTGATCCGCGGCAAATCGCGCACTATACGCCGTATCCAGTCGATTCATTATCTCGACCGCAAGGATACGGCGCTGCATCAGTGGATTCTGTGA
- the glpK gene encoding glycerol kinase GlpK, whose translation MMSTDKKYIVALDQGTTSSRAVVLDHDANIIAVSQREFTQIYPKAGWVEHDPMDIWASQSSTLVEVLAHADIRSDQIAAIGITNQRETAIVWDKESGKPIYNAIVWQDPRTADYCAKLKKEGLEEYIQHTTGLVINPYFSGTKVKWILDHVEGARERAKRGELLFGTVDTWLIWKMTQGRVHITDHTNASRTMMYNIHKLEWDQRMLDILDIPREMLPEVKSSSEVYGQTNIGGKGGTRIPIAGIAGDQQAALYGQLCVQPGMAKNTYGTGCFMLMNTGTEAVTSTHGLLTTIACGPRGEVNYALEGAVFIGGASIQWLRDEMKLISDSADSEYFAMKVKDSNGVYMVPAFTGLGAPYWDPYARGALFGLTRGANANHIIRATLESIAYQTRDVLEAMQNDANTRLQSLRVDGGAVANNFLMQFQSDILGTRVERPEVREVTALGAAYLAGLAVGFWEDLDEVRAKAVIEREFRPSIETTERNYRYAGWKKAVARAQAWEEHEE comes from the coding sequence ATTATGTCTACAGATAAAAAATATATTGTCGCGCTCGATCAGGGCACAACCAGCTCCCGCGCCGTTGTTCTCGATCATGACGCCAACATTATCGCGGTTTCCCAGCGCGAATTTACCCAGATCTACCCGAAAGCGGGCTGGGTTGAACACGATCCCATGGACATCTGGGCTTCGCAAAGCTCCACGCTGGTAGAAGTGCTGGCACATGCGGATATTCGCTCCGATCAGATCGCCGCAATCGGCATTACCAACCAGCGCGAAACGGCGATTGTCTGGGATAAAGAGTCCGGCAAGCCGATCTATAACGCTATCGTCTGGCAAGATCCGCGCACGGCGGACTACTGTGCGAAACTGAAGAAAGAGGGCCTGGAAGAGTATATCCAGCACACCACCGGCCTGGTAATTAATCCCTACTTCTCTGGCACCAAAGTAAAATGGATTCTGGATCATGTCGAAGGCGCGCGCGAGCGGGCGAAACGCGGCGAACTGCTGTTCGGCACCGTCGATACCTGGCTTATCTGGAAAATGACGCAGGGTCGGGTGCATATTACCGACCACACCAATGCGTCACGCACCATGATGTATAACATCCATAAGCTGGAGTGGGATCAGCGCATGCTGGATATCCTCGATATTCCGCGTGAAATGCTGCCGGAAGTGAAATCTTCCTCCGAAGTCTACGGCCAGACCAACATCGGCGGTAAAGGCGGCACCCGTATTCCTATCGCCGGCATCGCGGGCGACCAGCAGGCGGCGCTGTACGGCCAGCTGTGCGTGCAGCCGGGAATGGCGAAAAACACTTACGGCACCGGCTGCTTTATGCTGATGAACACCGGCACCGAAGCAGTAACCTCCACGCACGGCTTGCTGACCACTATCGCCTGCGGTCCGCGCGGTGAAGTGAACTATGCGCTGGAAGGTGCGGTGTTTATCGGCGGCGCCTCTATTCAGTGGCTGCGCGACGAGATGAAGCTGATCAGCGATTCCGCCGATTCAGAATACTTCGCGATGAAAGTGAAGGACTCCAACGGCGTCTATATGGTTCCAGCCTTTACCGGCCTTGGCGCGCCCTACTGGGACCCGTATGCCCGCGGCGCGCTGTTTGGCCTGACGCGCGGCGCCAATGCCAATCACATTATTCGCGCTACGCTGGAATCGATCGCTTATCAGACGCGCGATGTGCTGGAAGCGATGCAGAACGATGCCAATACTCGCCTGCAATCGCTGCGCGTTGACGGCGGCGCCGTAGCTAACAACTTCCTGATGCAGTTCCAGTCCGATATTCTTGGCACGCGTGTTGAGCGGCCGGAAGTACGTGAGGTAACCGCGCTGGGCGCCGCTTACCTGGCGGGTCTGGCGGTCGGTTTCTGGGAAGATCTGGATGAGGTGCGCGCAAAAGCGGTGATAGAACGTGAATTCCGCCCCAGTATCGAGACCACGGAGCGTAATTATCGCTACGCTGGCTGGAAAAAAGCCGTGGCCCGCGCTCAGGCATGGGAAGAACACGAGGAATAA
- a CDS encoding MIP/aquaporin family protein — translation MSQTATSTLKGQCIAEFLGTGMIIFFGAGCVAAMKLAGAAFGQWEICIIWGLAVSMAAYMTAGVSGAHLNPAVTVALCLFANFEGRKVVPYIVAQVAGAFSAAALVYGLYYNLFIDYEASHQLVRGSVESLDLAGIFSTYPNPHISVGQAFLVEMVITAVLMSVIMALTDDGNGVPRGPLAPLLIGLLVAVIGGAMGPLTGFALNPARDFGPKIFAWMAGWGSVAFTGARDIPYFLVPIFGPLVGACLGAWGYRSLICRHLPCNLNVTQKTEADKPVARAEQRKA, via the coding sequence ATGAGTCAGACAGCAACTAGCACACTTAAAGGTCAGTGCATTGCCGAATTTCTCGGAACCGGCATGATCATCTTCTTCGGCGCTGGCTGTGTTGCCGCAATGAAGTTGGCTGGCGCCGCGTTCGGTCAGTGGGAAATCTGCATTATCTGGGGCCTGGCTGTTTCCATGGCTGCCTATATGACAGCGGGCGTTTCAGGCGCGCACCTGAACCCAGCCGTTACCGTCGCGCTTTGTCTTTTCGCCAACTTTGAAGGGCGTAAAGTCGTGCCTTACATTGTGGCGCAGGTAGCTGGCGCATTTAGCGCCGCAGCGCTGGTTTACGGGCTCTACTACAACCTGTTTATCGACTATGAAGCCAGCCATCAGCTGGTGCGCGGCAGCGTGGAAAGCCTTGATCTGGCCGGTATCTTCTCGACCTATCCTAACCCGCATATCAGCGTAGGTCAGGCGTTTTTAGTCGAGATGGTGATTACCGCCGTTCTGATGTCGGTGATTATGGCATTGACCGATGACGGCAACGGCGTGCCGCGCGGCCCGCTGGCCCCGCTGCTTATCGGTCTGCTGGTTGCCGTTATCGGCGGCGCGATGGGACCGCTAACCGGCTTCGCCCTGAACCCGGCGCGCGACTTCGGCCCGAAAATTTTTGCCTGGATGGCAGGCTGGGGCAGCGTCGCCTTTACCGGCGCGCGTGATATCCCTTATTTCCTCGTGCCGATTTTTGGCCCGCTGGTCGGTGCCTGTCTTGGCGCATGGGGATATCGCTCACTGATTTGCCGTCACCTGCCCTGTAACCTTAACGTGACGCAAAAAACCGAAGCCGATAAGCCCGTCGCGCGAGCTGAACAGCGTAAAGCGTAA
- a CDS encoding 1,4-dihydroxy-2-naphthoate polyprenyltransferase, with amino-acid sequence MEYIQRITTFHFRGWLESLRLRTLPLAFASILTGSALAWWQGQFSLTVALLCFLTSGLLQVLSNLANDYGDAVKGSDGSNRLGPLRGIQKGAITLLQLRAGIIAVTGLALICGGVLIRYACHTIGDVVSFLLLGALAVIAAIAYTVGKKPYGYLGLGDLSVLIFFGWLGVSGSFYLQSHSVQPLVLLPATACGLLAAAVLNINNLRDIETDRQCGKMTLAVRLGADNARRYHLLLLSGALLCFAAFAWTGQHGWGRWLFLLTAPLFWRQGLYIFREKSPGAMRPMLEKTVKAALLANVLFSLGVLL; translated from the coding sequence ATGGAATATATTCAACGAATAACCACCTTTCATTTCCGGGGCTGGCTGGAAAGCCTGCGTTTGCGCACGCTGCCGCTGGCGTTCGCGTCTATTCTGACCGGCTCGGCGCTGGCGTGGTGGCAGGGTCAGTTCAGCCTGACCGTCGCCCTGCTCTGTTTCCTGACCAGCGGTCTGTTACAGGTGCTCTCTAATCTGGCCAATGACTACGGCGACGCGGTGAAAGGCAGCGACGGCAGCAACCGCCTCGGCCCGCTGCGCGGCATTCAAAAGGGCGCCATCACGCTGTTGCAGCTGCGCGCGGGCATTATCGCGGTGACCGGACTGGCGCTGATTTGCGGCGGCGTGCTGATCCGCTACGCGTGCCATACCATCGGCGACGTAGTGAGTTTTCTGCTGCTGGGCGCGCTGGCCGTCATTGCGGCGATTGCCTACACCGTCGGCAAAAAGCCTTACGGCTATCTTGGGCTGGGCGATCTCTCGGTGCTGATCTTCTTCGGCTGGCTGGGCGTCAGCGGCAGCTTCTATCTGCAAAGCCACAGCGTTCAGCCGTTAGTGCTGCTGCCCGCCACCGCCTGCGGCCTGTTGGCGGCGGCGGTGTTGAATATCAATAATTTGCGCGACATAGAAACGGATCGGCAGTGCGGCAAAATGACGCTGGCAGTACGGCTGGGCGCAGACAATGCGCGACGCTACCATCTGCTGCTGCTGAGCGGCGCGCTGCTCTGTTTCGCCGCGTTTGCGTGGACCGGTCAGCACGGCTGGGGACGCTGGCTATTTTTGCTGACCGCTCCGCTGTTCTGGCGCCAGGGCCTCTATATTTTTCGTGAAAAGTCCCCCGGCGCCATGCGGCCGATGCTGGAGAAGACGGTAAAGGCGGCGCTGTTAGCTAACGTGCTGTTTTCTCTTGGCGTACTGCTTTGA
- the rraA gene encoding ribonuclease E activity regulator RraA, translating into MKYDTSELCDIYHEDVNVVEPLFSNFGGRTSFGGQITTVKCFEDNGLLYDLLEENGRGRVLLVDGGGSVRRALVDAALAQLAVQNEWEGIVVYGSVRQVDDLEELDIGIQAIAAIPAGAAGEGIGESDVRVNFGGVTFFSGDHLYADNTGIILSEDPLDIE; encoded by the coding sequence ATGAAATACGACACTTCCGAACTCTGCGACATCTACCACGAAGATGTAAACGTGGTTGAACCGCTCTTCTCCAATTTTGGGGGTCGCACCTCGTTTGGCGGCCAAATCACGACGGTAAAATGTTTCGAGGACAACGGCCTGTTATACGATCTGCTGGAAGAAAATGGCCGGGGTCGTGTGCTGCTGGTAGATGGCGGCGGTTCGGTGCGGCGCGCGCTGGTAGATGCGGCGCTGGCTCAGCTGGCGGTGCAGAACGAATGGGAAGGTATCGTCGTATACGGCTCCGTGCGTCAGGTCGATGACCTGGAAGAGCTGGATATCGGCATTCAGGCGATTGCGGCGATCCCCGCAGGCGCGGCGGGCGAAGGCATTGGCGAAAGCGACGTGCGCGTCAACTTCGGCGGCGTCACCTTTTTCTCTGGCGACCATTTATACGCCGATAACACTGGAATTATTCTGTCAGAAGATCCGCTGGATATTGAATAG
- the emrD gene encoding multidrug efflux MFS transporter EmrD — translation MKKLENGHLLLMLIVLVAVGQMAQTIYVPAMATIAEAFNVRDGVMQRVMAAYLMTYGGSQLFYGPLSDSIGRKPVILAGMIVFMVGALGALFAPSIDWLVAASAVQGLGTGVAGVMARTMPRDLYSGSALRQANSLLNMGILFSPLVAPLIGAMLTRLFGWHACFAFLLLLCLIVTGAMARWLPETRPPVSETRPLFSRYRPLLSDRIFVRYLLMLIGALAGIAVYESSCGVLMGGVLGLDAMTISILFILPIPAAFFGAWFAGRDDKSFHTLMWYAVNSCLLAAALMWLPSWFGIMNIWTLLVPASLFFFGAGMMFPLATSGAMEPYAWLAGTAGALIGGLQNLGSGLVAWLSAQLPQNSQFSLGMLMCATALLMLFCWWPLSKGPQPQAV, via the coding sequence ATGAAAAAATTAGAAAACGGACATCTGTTGCTGATGCTTATCGTTCTGGTGGCGGTTGGGCAAATGGCGCAAACCATCTATGTCCCGGCGATGGCCACCATTGCTGAAGCGTTTAACGTGCGCGACGGCGTGATGCAGCGCGTGATGGCGGCTTATCTGATGACCTACGGCGGCTCGCAGCTGTTTTACGGCCCGCTGTCAGACAGCATCGGCCGCAAGCCGGTGATCCTCGCGGGCATGATTGTCTTTATGGTGGGCGCGCTTGGCGCGCTGTTTGCGCCGTCGATCGACTGGCTGGTGGCGGCGAGCGCGGTACAGGGGCTCGGCACCGGCGTAGCGGGCGTGATGGCCCGTACCATGCCGCGCGATCTCTATTCCGGTAGCGCGCTGCGTCAGGCGAATAGCCTGCTGAATATGGGCATCCTGTTCAGCCCGCTGGTGGCGCCGCTGATCGGCGCGATGCTGACGCGCCTGTTTGGCTGGCATGCCTGCTTCGCTTTTCTGCTGCTGCTCTGTCTGATAGTTACCGGCGCGATGGCGCGCTGGTTGCCGGAAACGCGTCCGCCGGTTAGCGAAACGCGCCCGCTGTTTTCCCGCTATCGACCGCTGCTGAGCGATCGCATCTTTGTGCGCTATTTGCTGATGCTGATTGGCGCGCTGGCGGGCATCGCGGTGTATGAATCAAGCTGCGGCGTGTTAATGGGCGGCGTGCTGGGTCTCGATGCGATGACGATCAGCATTCTGTTTATCCTGCCGATCCCGGCAGCTTTCTTCGGCGCCTGGTTTGCGGGCCGGGATGATAAAAGCTTTCATACGTTGATGTGGTATGCGGTGAACAGCTGCCTGCTGGCGGCGGCGCTGATGTGGCTGCCGTCATGGTTCGGCATTATGAATATCTGGACGCTTCTGGTGCCCGCGTCTCTGTTCTTCTTCGGGGCGGGTATGATGTTTCCGCTGGCCACCTCCGGCGCGATGGAGCCTTACGCCTGGCTGGCGGGCACCGCCGGCGCGCTGATCGGCGGCCTGCAAAATCTCGGTTCAGGGCTGGTGGCCTGGCTTTCGGCGCAGTTGCCGCAGAACAGCCAGTTCAGTCTCGGCATGCTGATGTGCGCCACCGCCCTGTTGATGCTGTTCTGCTGGTGGCCGCTTTCTAAAGGCCCGCAGCCGCAGGCGGTTTAA
- the fpr gene encoding ferredoxin--NADP(+) reductase, with the protein MAEWVNGNVSEVTHWTENLFSIKVHAPVAPFIAGQFAKLALEVEGERVQRAYSYVNAPASPDLEFYLVNVPEGKLSPRLHALKPGDSLMITKEAAGFFVLDEIPECQTLWMLATGTAIGPYLSILQQGEGMARFEHIVLVHAARYAADLSYLPLMQQLAERYNGKLRIQTVVSRETAPGALTGRVPALIESGQLEQAVGLPITAENSHIMLCGNPQMVRDTQQLLKDTREMRKHLRRKPGHITSEHYW; encoded by the coding sequence ATGGCTGAATGGGTTAATGGCAACGTAAGCGAGGTCACGCACTGGACGGAGAATTTATTCAGCATCAAGGTACATGCTCCCGTCGCGCCTTTTATTGCCGGCCAGTTCGCTAAGCTGGCGCTGGAAGTAGAGGGTGAACGCGTTCAGCGCGCCTACTCTTACGTTAATGCGCCCGCCAGCCCCGATCTGGAGTTCTATCTGGTGAATGTGCCGGAAGGCAAGCTCAGCCCGCGACTGCACGCGCTGAAGCCTGGCGACAGCCTGATGATAACGAAAGAGGCCGCCGGTTTTTTCGTGTTGGATGAGATCCCTGAATGTCAGACGCTATGGATGCTGGCGACCGGCACGGCAATCGGCCCTTACCTTTCCATTCTGCAACAGGGAGAGGGCATGGCGCGCTTCGAACATATTGTGCTGGTGCATGCGGCGCGTTACGCCGCCGATTTAAGCTATCTGCCGCTGATGCAGCAGCTGGCGGAACGCTATAACGGCAAGCTGCGCATCCAGACAGTGGTAAGTCGTGAAACGGCGCCCGGCGCGCTAACCGGACGCGTGCCTGCGCTGATTGAAAGCGGCCAGCTTGAGCAGGCGGTGGGCCTGCCGATAACGGCGGAAAACAGCCATATTATGCTGTGCGGCAACCCGCAAATGGTGCGCGACACCCAGCAATTGCTGAAAGACACGCGAGAAATGCGCAAGCATCTGCGCCGCAAACCGGGCCATATCACCAGCGAACACTACTGGTGA
- a CDS encoding DUF805 domain-containing protein produces MTLQQWCFSYRGRLGRRDFWIWQLVWLLTMTALFVLAGNDLLDTQMAAFGVVCLLWPASAVLVKRLHDRNRRGYWALLLIVAWMLLAGNWAVLGSGWQLALGRLAPTLILAAILIESGLLTGSSGANRFGQPAQPVNYFGKRGTGNSTHQ; encoded by the coding sequence ATGACGCTACAGCAATGGTGTTTCTCCTATCGCGGCCGCCTGGGGCGACGAGATTTCTGGATTTGGCAGTTAGTCTGGTTGTTGACCATGACCGCGCTTTTCGTCCTCGCGGGAAATGATTTGCTGGATACGCAGATGGCGGCGTTTGGCGTGGTGTGTTTGCTGTGGCCAGCCAGCGCCGTGCTGGTGAAACGGCTGCACGATCGCAATCGCCGCGGCTATTGGGCGCTGCTGCTGATTGTCGCCTGGATGCTGCTGGCGGGAAACTGGGCGGTGCTGGGGTCGGGTTGGCAGCTGGCGCTGGGCCGTTTAGCGCCGACGCTGATTCTGGCGGCGATACTGATCGAGTCGGGGCTGCTAACCGGATCGTCAGGCGCTAACCGCTTTGGCCAGCCCGCGCAGCCGGTGAACTATTTCGGCAAGCGCGGCACAGGGAATAGTACTCACCAGTAG
- the zapB gene encoding cell division protein ZapB encodes MSFEVFEKLEAKVQQAIDTITLLQMEIEELKEQNNTLKHEVQQASGNSEALVRENQQLKEEQTQWQDRLRALLGKMEEV; translated from the coding sequence ATGTCATTTGAAGTATTCGAGAAACTGGAAGCGAAAGTACAGCAGGCGATTGATACCATCACCTTGCTGCAGATGGAAATCGAAGAGCTGAAAGAGCAGAACAATACTCTGAAGCATGAGGTACAGCAGGCCTCGGGAAACAGCGAAGCGCTGGTTCGTGAAAACCAGCAGCTGAAAGAAGAGCAAACGCAGTGGCAGGATCGCCTGCGGGCTTTGTTAGGTAAGATGGAAGAAGTGTAA